The following are encoded together in the Kribbella sp. CA-293567 genome:
- a CDS encoding TetR/AcrR family transcriptional regulator, with product MTETTKAGTARAGLSIAIKRPHRADARRNFDALLAAARDAFAEHGAGASLEDIARHAGVGIGTLYRNFPTRQDLFDAVYFGEIEELCAAADEVAELPPWEALETWLQRFVGYAATKRAIVEELNRDSDMFRTAREAMYDAGRPLFDQAQQAGAIRPDTSFDDVLRMVSGLTAAGFVDEAQRTRVLKLALDGLRPR from the coding sequence GTGACCGAGACCACAAAAGCCGGCACTGCGCGCGCAGGGCTGAGCATCGCCATCAAACGCCCGCACCGCGCGGACGCCCGCCGCAACTTCGACGCCCTGCTGGCCGCGGCCCGGGACGCCTTCGCCGAGCACGGAGCCGGTGCGTCGCTGGAGGACATCGCCCGGCACGCGGGCGTCGGCATCGGGACGCTCTACCGCAACTTCCCGACCCGGCAGGACCTCTTCGACGCCGTCTACTTCGGCGAGATCGAGGAGCTGTGCGCCGCGGCGGACGAGGTCGCCGAACTCCCGCCGTGGGAGGCGCTGGAGACCTGGCTGCAGCGCTTCGTCGGCTACGCCGCGACCAAGCGGGCGATCGTCGAGGAGCTGAACCGCGACTCCGACATGTTCCGCACCGCCCGCGAGGCGATGTACGACGCCGGCCGGCCGCTCTTCGACCAAGCCCAGCAAGCAGGCGCGATCCGCCCCGACACCAGCTTCGACGACGTCCTCCGGATGGTCAGCGGCCTGACCGCAGCCGGCTTCGTCGACGAAGCCCAACGCACCCGAGTCCTCAAACTCGCCCTCGACGGCCTGCGCCCCCGGTGA
- a CDS encoding DUF501 domain-containing protein translates to MSVSPEDVSAVSEQLGRPARGIRSIAHRCGCGLPDVVETEPRLPDGTPFPTTFYLTCPRLASAIGTLEAEGVMKEMTDRLGEDEDLAARYQLAHEDYLRRRELLGDVPEIAGISAGGMPTRVKCLHVLVGHSLAAGPGVNPLGDEALALLPEWSRRGPCV, encoded by the coding sequence GTGAGCGTTTCACCCGAGGACGTCTCGGCCGTCAGCGAGCAACTCGGCCGTCCGGCCCGCGGGATCCGCTCGATCGCGCACCGCTGCGGCTGCGGCCTGCCCGACGTGGTGGAGACCGAACCACGGCTGCCCGACGGCACTCCGTTCCCGACCACGTTCTACCTCACCTGCCCGCGGCTCGCCTCGGCCATCGGCACGCTCGAGGCGGAGGGCGTGATGAAGGAGATGACGGACCGGCTCGGCGAGGACGAGGACCTGGCCGCTCGCTACCAGTTGGCGCATGAGGACTATCTCCGCCGCCGCGAGTTGCTGGGCGACGTACCGGAGATCGCGGGGATCAGTGCCGGCGGTATGCCGACGCGCGTGAAGTGCCTGCACGTCCTGGTGGGCCACTCCCTGGCTGCCGGGCCCGGCGTGAACCCGCTGGGCGACGAAGCCCTGGCCCTGCTCCCGGAGTGGTCCCGCCGAGGTCCGTGTGTCTGA
- a CDS encoding GH92 family glycosyl hydrolase, whose translation MRAVVGGLVLALLLPALPAQAVEPVVTDPAAYVDPLIGSARDGNTWPGAVRPFGMISWSPTSTRGDQTSTGAANGYQYDVKRVRGFSLTHVNGAGCNPGAAGDIPILPYVGAVDTSPTADTKDAKYASDFSHAQEVAKPGRYTVTLANGVKSDLAVTTRAGVGDFSFPAEGRPNLLFRTSNSLNGSEDAEISIDAANRKVTGSVLTGAFCGRRANGGTNNRKTYYRLHFTASFDQPVVATGTWKDSTITPGGTRTTGGEGYATGTDRAGRGSGGYVSFAPGAKVRMRIGISYVSLQGAEQNLAAEIRQDATVNRIANDGYRDWKNELQNVRIHGGTDAQRTTFYTALYHAMLQPNIFNDVDGRYLGTDQQIHRLAPGQRAQYGTFSGWDQYRAHIQLLALLKPDVAGDFAQSMYQFAQQNKGIWDRWLHNNGATHVMTGDPAAPTLATFAAMGVGNFDTVGAYDSLVRQATVQNAEAELDGGCPGQCTGQRPALNTYLAKHYAPQDACHCWGGAAETLENSLADFSLAQWGSRLGKPTADLADRGTWWKNTFDPAVGYQRARKADGTWQPGFTPSTDVGFAQGSSATYTWMVPQDVSGLAEAIGGNVVERLDGFFHDAAGNWAVKGGSALRYDPTNEPGLHTPWLYNGLGLAWKTQATTREIVDTVYGTGPSGLPGNDDLGTLSAWYVFAAIGVFPQTPGRAELLVGSPLFPKVDLHRSNGVRLTVEAPATSDTNQYVESLSLDGKERGESWLPESFVTEGGRITVKLGAAPTNWGTAPVDR comes from the coding sequence ATGCGCGCAGTCGTCGGTGGTCTCGTTCTGGCCCTGCTGCTCCCGGCCCTACCAGCTCAAGCCGTGGAACCGGTGGTGACCGACCCCGCGGCGTACGTCGATCCGCTGATCGGCTCCGCCCGCGACGGCAACACCTGGCCCGGCGCCGTCCGCCCGTTCGGGATGATCTCGTGGAGCCCCACCAGCACCCGGGGCGACCAGACCAGCACGGGCGCGGCCAACGGCTACCAGTACGACGTGAAGCGGGTGCGCGGCTTCAGCCTCACCCACGTGAACGGCGCGGGCTGCAACCCCGGCGCGGCCGGCGACATCCCGATCCTGCCGTACGTCGGAGCGGTGGACACCTCACCGACCGCGGACACCAAGGACGCGAAGTACGCGAGCGACTTCAGTCACGCTCAAGAGGTCGCCAAACCCGGCCGGTACACCGTGACGCTGGCCAACGGGGTGAAGTCGGACCTCGCCGTCACCACTCGCGCGGGCGTCGGCGACTTCTCCTTCCCGGCCGAGGGCCGGCCCAACCTGCTCTTCCGCACGTCGAACTCGCTGAACGGCAGCGAGGACGCCGAGATCAGCATCGACGCGGCGAACCGCAAGGTCACCGGCTCGGTGCTCACCGGCGCCTTCTGCGGCCGCCGCGCGAACGGCGGCACGAACAACCGCAAGACCTACTACCGGCTGCACTTCACTGCCTCCTTCGACCAGCCGGTCGTTGCCACCGGCACCTGGAAGGACAGCACGATCACGCCGGGCGGCACCCGAACCACCGGTGGTGAGGGCTATGCCACCGGAACGGACCGGGCCGGCCGCGGCTCCGGCGGGTACGTCAGCTTCGCGCCCGGCGCCAAGGTGCGGATGCGGATCGGCATCTCCTATGTGAGCCTGCAGGGCGCGGAGCAGAACCTGGCCGCCGAGATCCGCCAGGACGCGACCGTCAACCGGATCGCCAACGACGGCTACCGGGACTGGAAGAACGAGTTGCAGAACGTTCGCATCCACGGCGGGACCGACGCGCAGCGAACCACCTTCTACACCGCGCTCTACCACGCGATGCTGCAGCCGAACATCTTCAACGACGTCGACGGCAGGTACCTCGGCACCGACCAGCAGATCCATCGACTTGCCCCCGGACAGCGGGCGCAGTACGGGACCTTCTCGGGATGGGACCAGTACCGCGCGCACATCCAGCTGCTCGCGCTGCTGAAGCCGGACGTCGCGGGTGACTTCGCGCAGTCCATGTATCAGTTCGCCCAGCAGAACAAGGGCATCTGGGACCGCTGGCTGCACAACAACGGCGCAACACACGTGATGACCGGCGATCCCGCGGCGCCGACCCTGGCGACCTTCGCGGCGATGGGAGTCGGCAACTTCGACACCGTCGGCGCCTACGACTCCTTGGTGCGCCAGGCAACCGTGCAGAACGCGGAGGCAGAACTGGACGGTGGTTGCCCAGGGCAATGCACCGGGCAACGACCCGCGCTGAACACCTACCTGGCGAAGCACTATGCACCCCAGGACGCCTGCCACTGCTGGGGTGGCGCCGCCGAGACGCTGGAGAACTCGCTGGCCGACTTCTCCCTGGCCCAGTGGGGGTCCCGGCTCGGGAAGCCCACCGCTGACCTGGCCGACCGCGGCACGTGGTGGAAGAACACCTTCGATCCCGCCGTGGGCTATCAGCGAGCGCGCAAGGCGGACGGCACCTGGCAGCCAGGCTTCACGCCGTCGACGGACGTCGGATTCGCGCAGGGATCCAGCGCGACGTACACCTGGATGGTGCCGCAGGACGTGTCGGGGCTGGCCGAAGCGATCGGCGGCAACGTCGTCGAGCGTCTGGACGGCTTCTTCCACGACGCGGCCGGGAACTGGGCCGTCAAGGGCGGCAGCGCTCTTCGGTACGACCCGACCAACGAGCCCGGGCTGCACACTCCGTGGCTCTACAACGGACTCGGGTTGGCGTGGAAGACGCAGGCGACGACGCGCGAGATCGTGGACACCGTCTACGGCACCGGCCCGTCGGGCCTGCCGGGCAACGACGATCTCGGCACGCTCTCGGCCTGGTACGTCTTCGCCGCGATCGGCGTCTTCCCGCAGACTCCCGGCCGGGCCGAACTGCTCGTCGGCAGCCCGTTGTTCCCGAAGGTCGACCTGCACCGCAGCAACGGCGTACGGCTGACTGTCGAGGCCCCGGCGACCTCGGACACCAACCAGTACGTCGAATCGCTGTCCCTCGACGGCAAGGAGCGCGGCGAATCCTGGCTGCCGGAGTCGTTCGTCACCGAAGGCGGCCGGATCACCGTGAAGCTGGGAGCGGCACCCACGAACTGGGGCACCGCTCCCGTCGATCGCTGA
- a CDS encoding flavoprotein has product MAHKVIGVVASATGGVEQLSVGLLEPLIQLGHRVALTLTPTAAGWFSPAELQALEQLTGLPVRSKPRLPGEPRPHPPIDLFVAAPLSANSVAKLALGIGDSQALTVLSEALGSIPMIVFPKVNAAHTRHPAWAGHLDTLRRGGAELVEWELLEPRTGTSGRPLPWQEIIGLVQARLLAGES; this is encoded by the coding sequence ATGGCGCACAAGGTGATCGGGGTCGTCGCATCGGCAACCGGTGGTGTCGAGCAACTCAGTGTCGGGTTGCTGGAGCCTCTGATCCAGCTGGGTCACCGAGTCGCGCTCACGCTCACGCCGACCGCGGCGGGCTGGTTCTCCCCCGCCGAACTGCAGGCACTCGAGCAGCTCACCGGCCTACCGGTCCGCTCGAAGCCCCGGCTGCCCGGCGAGCCGCGTCCTCATCCGCCGATCGACCTCTTCGTCGCCGCGCCGCTGAGCGCCAACTCGGTGGCGAAGCTCGCGCTGGGCATCGGCGACAGCCAGGCGCTGACAGTGCTGTCGGAAGCGCTCGGCAGCATTCCGATGATCGTCTTTCCCAAGGTGAATGCCGCCCACACCCGGCATCCGGCCTGGGCCGGGCATCTCGACACGCTGCGCCGAGGTGGCGCCGAGCTGGTCGAGTGGGAACTACTGGAACCTCGGACGGGAACCAGCGGTCGACCCTTGCCCTGGCAAGAGATCATCGGCCTCGTCCAGGCGCGACTACTGGCGGGCGAGAGCTAG
- a CDS encoding Ppx/GppA phosphatase family protein gives MPESAVPESATSIRPVRVAAIDCGTNSIRLLIADYANGELTEVDRQMRIVRLGQGVDSTGAFAADALLRTFEACGEYAEIVRSAGVDRLRFVATSAARDVSNRDEFFAGVLDRLGVQPDIISGDEEAALSFQGATLGLAALEIPGPYLVADIGGGSTELVLGDENGVLAAESLDMGSVRMTERHLPSDPATIEEMAAATKDIDALLDSTSVPLDQARSLIGVAGTVTTVAAVALKLTEYSAGAIHHARIDAAQLLDTTSWLMGSTRMARADVPAIHPGRVDVIGAGALILQRLHDRLDQDGVLVSEHDILDGVALALARQ, from the coding sequence GTGCCTGAGAGTGCCGTGCCTGAGAGTGCCACGTCCATCCGGCCGGTGCGGGTGGCCGCGATCGACTGCGGCACCAACTCGATCCGGCTCCTGATCGCCGACTACGCCAACGGCGAGCTGACCGAGGTCGACCGGCAGATGCGCATCGTCCGGCTCGGGCAAGGGGTCGACTCCACCGGCGCCTTCGCCGCGGATGCCCTGCTGCGCACCTTCGAGGCATGCGGCGAGTACGCCGAGATCGTGCGGTCCGCCGGCGTCGACCGGCTGCGCTTCGTCGCCACCTCGGCGGCGCGGGACGTGAGCAACCGCGACGAGTTCTTCGCCGGGGTCCTCGACCGGCTCGGCGTTCAGCCGGACATCATCTCCGGCGACGAAGAGGCGGCGCTGAGCTTCCAGGGCGCGACCTTGGGGCTGGCGGCCCTGGAGATCCCGGGCCCGTACTTGGTGGCCGACATCGGTGGCGGCTCGACCGAGCTGGTGCTGGGCGACGAGAACGGCGTACTGGCGGCCGAGTCGCTCGACATGGGCTCCGTGCGGATGACCGAGCGCCACCTGCCCTCGGACCCCGCGACGATCGAGGAGATGGCGGCGGCCACCAAGGACATCGACGCGCTGCTCGACTCGACCTCGGTCCCGCTGGACCAGGCACGCTCGCTGATCGGGGTCGCGGGAACGGTCACCACCGTCGCCGCGGTCGCGCTGAAGCTGACCGAGTACTCCGCGGGAGCGATCCACCACGCCCGGATCGACGCCGCACAACTGCTCGACACGACCTCGTGGCTGATGGGCTCGACCCGGATGGCCCGCGCCGACGTACCGGCCATCCACCCCGGCCGGGTGGACGTGATCGGAGCCGGCGCGCTCATCCTCCAACGCCTGCACGACCGCCTCGACCAGGACGGCGTACTGGTGTCCGAACACGACATCCTCGACGGAGTGGCGCTAGCTCTCGCCCGCCAGTAG
- a CDS encoding NAD(P)/FAD-dependent oxidoreductase, producing the protein MAAQVPHILVVGGGYVGMYTAYGLRKAARRGKVRVTVVDPRSVMTYQPFLPEAAAGSVEPRHVVVPLRKTLKGCRVVTGRVTGIDHERKVAKVMPEEGPDYELAYDQVVIAIGSIARTLPIPGLAEEATGFKNVEEAIALRNKVLDRLDVASSQPDPVLRKSALTFVFVGGGYAGIEAFAELEDMARYATRYYDNITPEDMRWVLVEATNRILPEVGPELGQYTVEQLRKRKMDIKLETRLESCEKGRVVLSDGEEFDADTIVWTAGVKANPALAQTGFPLDERGRVKCLANLRIEGVEDAWSAGDNAAVPDLTSETGAYCAPNAQHAVRQAHRLAANILRVVDGQAPQDYKHKYVGSVASLGLHKGVAQLYGVKIKGWPAWFLHRTYHVSRVPTFNRKARVILDWTLALFFRREVTSLGSLQTPNDEFRRATGS; encoded by the coding sequence ATGGCAGCCCAGGTACCGCACATCCTCGTCGTCGGAGGCGGTTACGTCGGGATGTACACCGCGTACGGCCTGCGCAAGGCCGCCCGCCGGGGGAAGGTCCGGGTCACCGTCGTCGACCCCCGCTCGGTGATGACCTACCAGCCGTTCCTGCCCGAGGCGGCGGCCGGTTCGGTCGAGCCGCGGCACGTCGTCGTGCCGCTGCGCAAGACGCTCAAGGGCTGCCGCGTGGTCACCGGCCGGGTGACCGGCATCGACCACGAGCGCAAGGTCGCGAAGGTGATGCCCGAGGAGGGGCCCGACTACGAGCTCGCCTACGACCAGGTCGTGATCGCGATCGGCTCGATCGCCCGGACGCTGCCGATCCCGGGGCTGGCCGAGGAGGCCACCGGGTTCAAGAACGTCGAGGAGGCGATCGCCTTGCGCAACAAGGTGCTCGACCGGCTCGACGTCGCGTCGTCACAGCCGGACCCGGTACTGCGCAAGTCCGCGCTCACCTTCGTCTTCGTCGGCGGCGGGTACGCCGGCATCGAGGCGTTCGCCGAGCTCGAGGACATGGCCCGCTACGCCACCCGGTACTACGACAACATCACGCCCGAGGACATGCGCTGGGTGCTGGTCGAGGCGACCAACCGGATCCTGCCCGAGGTCGGCCCGGAGCTCGGGCAGTACACCGTCGAGCAGCTGCGCAAGCGCAAGATGGACATCAAGCTGGAGACCCGGCTGGAGTCCTGCGAGAAGGGCCGCGTCGTGCTCAGCGACGGCGAGGAGTTCGACGCCGACACGATCGTCTGGACCGCCGGTGTGAAGGCCAACCCGGCCCTCGCGCAGACCGGTTTCCCGCTGGACGAGCGCGGCCGGGTCAAGTGCCTGGCCAACCTGCGGATCGAGGGGGTCGAGGACGCCTGGTCCGCCGGTGACAACGCCGCCGTACCGGACCTGACCTCCGAGACCGGCGCGTACTGCGCGCCGAACGCGCAGCACGCCGTCCGTCAGGCCCACCGGCTCGCGGCGAACATCCTGCGCGTGGTCGACGGGCAGGCCCCGCAGGACTACAAGCACAAGTACGTCGGCTCGGTGGCCAGCCTCGGCCTGCACAAGGGCGTCGCCCAGCTGTACGGCGTGAAGATCAAGGGCTGGCCGGCCTGGTTCCTGCACCGGACCTACCACGTGTCCCGGGTCCCCACCTTCAACCGCAAGGCCCGGGTCATCCTGGACTGGACCCTCGCGCTGTTCTTCCGGCGCGAGGTCACCAGCCTCGGCAGCCTCCAGACGCCCAACGACGAGTTCCGCCGGGCGACCGGAAGCTGA
- the eno gene encoding phosphopyruvate hydratase: MATIEAVGAREILDSRGNPTVEVEVLLDDDTVSRAAVPSGASTGQFEAVELRDGDKSRYGGKGVQKAITAILEDIDKEIVGYDVHEQRLIDQALIDLDGTPNKSKLGANAILGVSLAVAKAAAESAGLDLYRYVGGPNAHVLPVPMMNILNGGSHADSNVDVQEFMIAPIGASTYSDALMQGATVYHALKAVLKEKGLSTGLGDEGGFAPNLPSNRDALDLILVAIERAGFKPGEDIALAMDVAASEFHTDGVYAFEGGKKSSDEMIAYYADLVASYPIVSIEDPLNEEDWEGWKNLSAQLGDKIQVVGDDLFVTQVERLQRGIDEKAANALLVKVNQIGSLTETLDAVDLAHRNGFACMMSHRSGETEDTTIADLAVATNCGQIKSGAPARSDRTAKYNQLLRIEEELDDAARYAGRSAFPRFKG, translated from the coding sequence GTGGCCACCATCGAGGCCGTCGGCGCCCGCGAGATTCTTGACTCGCGCGGTAACCCCACTGTCGAGGTCGAGGTTCTCCTCGACGACGACACCGTATCCCGGGCGGCTGTGCCGTCGGGAGCTTCCACCGGCCAGTTCGAGGCCGTCGAGCTGCGTGACGGGGACAAGTCCCGTTACGGCGGCAAGGGTGTCCAGAAGGCCATCACGGCCATCCTGGAGGACATCGACAAGGAGATCGTCGGCTACGACGTCCACGAGCAGCGGCTGATCGACCAGGCCCTGATCGACCTGGACGGTACGCCGAACAAGTCCAAGCTGGGCGCGAACGCCATCCTCGGCGTCAGCCTCGCGGTCGCCAAGGCCGCCGCCGAGAGCGCCGGTCTGGACCTCTACCGCTACGTCGGCGGGCCGAACGCGCACGTGCTGCCGGTGCCGATGATGAACATCCTCAACGGCGGCTCGCACGCGGACAGCAATGTCGACGTGCAGGAGTTCATGATCGCCCCGATCGGCGCGTCGACGTACTCCGACGCCCTGATGCAGGGTGCGACCGTCTACCACGCGCTGAAGGCCGTGCTGAAGGAGAAAGGCCTGTCCACCGGCCTCGGCGACGAGGGCGGCTTCGCCCCGAACCTGCCGAGCAACCGCGACGCGCTGGACCTGATCCTGGTCGCGATCGAGCGGGCCGGCTTCAAGCCCGGCGAGGACATCGCGCTGGCGATGGACGTGGCCGCGAGCGAGTTCCACACCGACGGCGTCTACGCCTTCGAGGGTGGCAAGAAGTCGTCCGACGAGATGATCGCGTACTACGCCGACCTGGTCGCGTCGTACCCGATCGTGTCGATCGAGGACCCGCTGAACGAGGAGGACTGGGAGGGCTGGAAGAACCTCAGCGCCCAGCTCGGTGACAAGATCCAGGTGGTCGGCGACGACCTGTTCGTCACCCAGGTCGAGCGGCTGCAGCGCGGCATCGACGAGAAGGCGGCCAACGCCCTGCTGGTCAAGGTGAACCAGATCGGCTCGCTGACCGAGACCCTGGACGCCGTCGACCTGGCCCACCGCAACGGCTTCGCCTGCATGATGAGCCACCGTTCCGGCGAGACCGAGGACACCACGATCGCCGACCTCGCGGTGGCGACCAACTGCGGCCAGATCAAGTCCGGCGCCCCGGCCCGGTCCGACCGTACGGCGAAGTACAACCAGCTGCTCCGGATCGAGGAGGAGCTCGACGACGCGGCCCGGTACGCCGGCCGCTCGGCCTTCCCTCGTTTCAAGGGCTGA
- a CDS encoding MFS transporter yields the protein MRTSTSSARITLLVLATAAASFSMLQSLVSPALPVIQRDLHTSQGTVTWTLTAWLLSASVATPLLGRIGDLAGKKRTLLIALAAVAAGSLIAALAPTIGVLIAGRVVQGLGGAIFPLAFGIVHDEFPAERVPSLVGILSAVIAGGGGLGIVLAGPVVQNLDWRWLFWIPLVVIGLAMLAAYRFVPESPSRHPGRVDWFAAAALSSWLVALLLPLSKATVWGWGSGRTTGLLVLAVVLFAGWVAIELRSRNPLIDMRMMRLPAVWTTNLVALLFGAAMFAVYAFVPQFMQVPASTGYGFGATVTRAGLLMLPMLVGMALAGSLSGPVAPRFDVKAQLILGSAFGFVSCTAFALFHDRPWQVAAAGGVFGLGIGLAYASMTSLIVQNVPQHQTGAASGMNANIRTIGGSIGTAVVSSIITAHTATNGLPREAGFTDAFIVLAALSAAAVLLALLVPAARRRGSSAPAPVAPVAPALQSVETH from the coding sequence ATGCGTACAAGCACGTCTTCTGCGCGGATCACCCTGCTCGTCCTGGCTACGGCCGCGGCCTCGTTCTCGATGCTGCAGTCCCTGGTCAGCCCCGCGCTCCCGGTGATCCAGCGCGACCTGCACACCTCCCAGGGCACCGTGACCTGGACCCTGACCGCCTGGCTGCTTTCGGCCTCCGTGGCCACCCCGCTCCTCGGCCGGATCGGCGATCTGGCCGGCAAGAAGCGCACCCTGTTGATCGCCCTGGCGGCCGTCGCGGCCGGCTCCCTGATCGCCGCGCTCGCCCCGACCATCGGCGTACTGATCGCCGGCCGGGTGGTCCAGGGCCTCGGCGGCGCGATCTTCCCGCTCGCGTTCGGGATCGTCCACGACGAGTTCCCGGCCGAGCGAGTGCCGTCGCTGGTCGGCATCCTGTCGGCCGTGATCGCCGGTGGCGGCGGACTCGGCATCGTGCTCGCCGGGCCGGTCGTGCAGAACCTCGACTGGCGCTGGCTGTTCTGGATCCCGCTGGTGGTGATCGGCCTCGCGATGCTCGCGGCGTACCGGTTCGTGCCTGAGTCGCCGTCGCGTCATCCGGGCCGGGTCGACTGGTTCGCCGCCGCCGCGCTGTCCAGCTGGCTGGTCGCGCTCCTGCTCCCGCTCAGCAAGGCGACTGTCTGGGGCTGGGGCTCCGGCCGCACGACAGGGCTGCTCGTGCTCGCGGTGGTGCTCTTCGCCGGCTGGGTGGCGATCGAGCTCCGCTCGCGCAACCCGCTGATCGACATGCGGATGATGCGCCTGCCCGCGGTCTGGACGACCAACCTGGTCGCGCTGCTCTTCGGCGCCGCGATGTTCGCGGTCTACGCGTTCGTGCCGCAGTTCATGCAGGTCCCGGCCTCGACCGGCTACGGCTTCGGCGCGACGGTCACCCGGGCCGGGCTGCTGATGCTGCCCATGCTGGTCGGGATGGCGCTCGCCGGGTCGCTGAGCGGCCCCGTTGCGCCGCGCTTCGACGTCAAGGCCCAGCTGATCCTTGGTTCGGCCTTCGGCTTCGTCTCCTGTACGGCGTTCGCGCTGTTCCACGACCGGCCCTGGCAGGTCGCAGCGGCCGGGGGAGTGTTCGGGCTCGGCATCGGGCTCGCCTACGCCTCGATGACCAGCCTGATCGTGCAGAACGTGCCGCAGCACCAGACCGGCGCCGCGAGCGGCATGAACGCGAACATCCGCACGATCGGCGGCTCGATCGGCACCGCGGTGGTCAGTTCGATCATCACCGCGCACACGGCCACCAACGGCCTGCCGCGCGAAGCCGGCTTCACCGACGCCTTCATCGTGCTCGCCGCCCTGTCGGCCGCTGCCGTACTGCTCGCCCTCCTGGTCCCGGCAGCCCGGCGCCGTGGCTCCTCGGCGCCCGCGCCGGTCGCGCCCGTCGCACCCGCGCTGCAGTCGGTGGAGACGCACTAA
- a CDS encoding uracil-DNA glycosylase: MRLPHPLTGDLYDSPVPPGTGWPEDPAARSTPVARDAADVSELARTDDLAELEARSSVCRACDRLVAWREEVAIGKRKSFAGQPYWGRPIAGWGDPAPRVLIAGLAPAANGGNRTGRIFTGDRSGDWLFASLHRIGLASQSTSEHAGDGLHLLGARMMAAVRCAPPANKPTPSERDTCSPWFKRELELVLPSTRAIVCLGKFGFDVLLNALQTVGGQVPKPRPKFGHAVEYAVPGPYGEVTVLGCFHPSQQNTFTGKLTESMTDAVMLRAKTIAGL, translated from the coding sequence ATGCGACTGCCGCACCCACTGACCGGAGATCTGTACGACAGTCCGGTGCCGCCGGGAACGGGCTGGCCCGAGGACCCAGCGGCCCGCAGTACGCCGGTAGCGCGCGACGCCGCGGACGTCAGCGAACTCGCGCGGACGGACGACCTGGCCGAACTCGAAGCCCGGTCGTCCGTCTGCCGCGCTTGCGACCGGCTGGTCGCCTGGCGCGAAGAAGTTGCCATAGGCAAGCGAAAGTCCTTCGCCGGCCAGCCCTACTGGGGCCGGCCGATCGCAGGCTGGGGTGATCCCGCGCCACGAGTGCTGATCGCGGGGCTGGCCCCGGCCGCGAACGGCGGCAACCGCACCGGCCGGATTTTCACCGGGGACCGCTCGGGTGACTGGCTGTTCGCCTCGCTCCACCGGATCGGCCTCGCCTCGCAATCGACCAGCGAGCACGCCGGCGACGGCTTGCACCTGCTCGGCGCCCGGATGATGGCCGCTGTCCGCTGCGCTCCGCCGGCCAACAAGCCGACTCCGTCGGAGCGCGACACCTGCTCCCCATGGTTCAAGCGCGAGCTGGAGCTCGTGCTGCCCTCGACGCGAGCGATCGTCTGCCTCGGCAAGTTCGGTTTCGACGTCCTGCTCAACGCCCTCCAGACGGTCGGCGGCCAGGTCCCGAAACCGCGCCCGAAGTTCGGTCACGCCGTCGAGTACGCCGTACCGGGTCCGTACGGCGAGGTCACCGTGCTCGGCTGTTTCCATCCCAGTCAGCAGAACACCTTCACCGGCAAACTGACCGAGTCGATGACCGACGCGGTGATGCTCCGAGCCAAAACGATCGCAGGCCTGTAA
- a CDS encoding FtsB family cell division protein: MSSRRDPGARPGSRPTSRSQSRPPARRDGNQPPKRRTTGTPPGPPRTRGSRNLTGRAAVVLLVLGALIVSYAQSLRVWFDQHQQISTLQQEIRDREKRVDQLDNEISRWNDDAYVKAQARQRLGWVMPGEIGYRVIGADGKPVGAPPEPAGPVDPKADEPPEPTWYTKLWGSVEGAGQPPQPVKPATSKPTPKPVLTAPPKGSR; the protein is encoded by the coding sequence ATGTCCTCCCGCCGGGATCCAGGTGCGCGCCCAGGCTCGCGACCGACGAGTCGTAGCCAGTCGCGCCCACCTGCCCGCCGGGACGGCAACCAGCCGCCCAAACGGCGTACGACGGGAACCCCGCCCGGTCCACCCCGGACCCGGGGTTCCCGCAACCTCACCGGCCGGGCAGCCGTCGTGCTGCTCGTGCTCGGTGCGCTGATCGTGTCGTACGCGCAGAGCCTGCGGGTCTGGTTCGACCAGCACCAGCAGATCAGCACGCTGCAGCAGGAGATCCGCGACCGGGAGAAACGCGTCGACCAGCTCGACAACGAGATCTCCCGCTGGAACGACGACGCCTACGTCAAGGCGCAGGCCCGGCAACGGCTCGGCTGGGTGATGCCGGGCGAGATCGGCTACCGGGTGATCGGCGCGGACGGCAAACCGGTCGGTGCGCCGCCCGAACCGGCCGGCCCGGTGGACCCGAAGGCCGACGAGCCGCCGGAGCCGACCTGGTACACCAAGCTCTGGGGCAGCGTCGAAGGCGCTGGCCAACCGCCGCAGCCGGTCAAGCCGGCCACCTCGAAGCCGACCCCCAAACCAGTTCTGACCGCACCACCGAAGGGCAGCAGGTGA